In Pochonia chlamydosporia 170 chromosome 3, whole genome shotgun sequence, the following are encoded in one genomic region:
- a CDS encoding CHIP protein (carboxyl terminus of Hsc70-interacting protein) (similar to Metarhizium acridum CQMa 102 XP_007810324.1): MSKSLELKEQGNRQFQSGDFLGAESLYTKAIIADPKNATLYTNRAMARLKLSLWDSVISDCQTCVSITPDSMKAHYYLAQAFLHSKDFDSALTHALRAHEICAKTNDKSLTPVTAIVLRCKKERWEHLEKIRSKEAQALERTVLCLLNKDADEMLADPNVGDFERGLIREENEQRIEQLKGVFERARVQSERRREVPEWVIDDISFGIMVDPVITKTGKSYERSAIMEHLRRHPTDPLTREALYPSELRPNLALKQACEDFINENGWAVDW, encoded by the exons atgtcaaaatCTCTGGAGCTCAAGGAGCAAGGCAATCGCCAGTTTCAAAGCGGGGACTTTCTCGGTGCGGAAAGTCTGTACACAAAAGC CATCATAGCTGATCCCAAAAATGCCACTCTATACACCAACCGCGCCATGGCGCGCCTCAAGCTCTCACTCTGGGACTCCGTCATCTCCGACTGCCAAACCTGCGTGTCCATCACCCCGGACTCCATGAAAGCGCACTACTATCTCGCCCAGGCCTTCCTGCACAGCAAAGACTTTGACTCGGCGCTCACACACGCCCTCCGCGCGCATGAGATCTGCGCCAAAACCAACGACAAGTCCCTCACGCCGGTGACGGCCATTGTGCTGCGGTGCAAGAAGGAGCGGTGGGAGCATCTGGAGAAGATACGCTCCAAGGAGGCGCAGGCGCTGGAGAGGACCGTACTGTGTCTGTTGAACAAGGATGCGGATGAGATGCTGGCTGATCCTAACGTGGGCGACTTTGAGAGGGGCTTGATACGGGAGGAGAATGAGCAGAGGATAGAGCAGCTGAAGGGTGTTTTTGAGCGGGCGAGGGTGCAGAGTGAGCGGAGGAGAGAGGTGCCGGAGTGGGTTATCGATGATATCagctttggcatcatggTTGATCCTGTTATT ACGAAAACGGGCAAGTCGTATGAACGGTcggccatcatggagcaCCTCCGACGACATCCTACTGATCCGCTGACGCGAGAGGCTCTTTATCCGTCGGAGCTGAGGCCAAATCTTGCGCTGAAGCAGGCATGCGAGGACTTTATCAATGAGAATGGCTGGGCTGTGGATTGGTGA
- a CDS encoding non imprinted in Prader-Willi/Angelman syndrome 2 (similar to Coccidioides immitis RS XP_001247149.1), giving the protein MDSELLIRSIQSGPDRPGYYKIIGIALAIGSGLFIGTSFVLKKVGLLRANEKYNEVAGEGYGYLKNAFWWSGMTLMIVGEICNFVAYAFTDAILVTPLGALSVVITTILSAIFLKERLSLVGKVACFLCIVGSVVIVMNGPQESSVADIQEMQKFFITPGFLSYAGVILVGSVITAFYAGPRWGKKNMLVYISICSWIGGLSVVSTQGLGAAIIAWIGGKPQYKEWFLWVLFVFVIGTLLTEIIFLNKALNLFNAALVTPTYYVYFTSTTIITSTVLFQGFKGSPKEIVTVVMGFLTICSGVVLLQLSKSAKDVPDAAVFKGDLDQIHTIAEQEQPETEPKADAIRGAAAIVRRISHARLRMEADELKRLHEEKMAESMAPISEDGRSEYEWDGLRRRRTLAASTRARSATSPQPPTPSIRAVGSPISPHPPLGMSRFPTEEELEQEDRNTIFSSIAGTIRGRPRTSTTLPTYEDEYPDKARSPLHPIPLTHIQLPTQKPDDEAGAYYGQTREHVFDGQDTAYHGVASGSVQDVPPTPPPHSARRQFSFNRVFRRNTGPTEEERVGLVKEGETETHPSFI; this is encoded by the exons ATGGACTCCGAGCTCTTAATTCGATCCATTCAATCGGGACCGGACCGGCCTGGATATTATAAAATTATTGGAATTGCGTTGGCAATTGGCTCTGGACTGTTTATTGGAACGTCCTTTGTCCTCAAGAAGGTTGGGCTTCTCAGGGCGAACGAAAAGTACAACGAGGTCGCTGGCGAGGGCTATGGCTATCTGAAAAATGCATTCTGGTGGAGTGGCATGACCCTCATGATTGTCGGCGAGATTTGCAACTTTGTCGCGTACGCATTCACCGATGCCATCCTCGTCACACCGTTGGGAGCCTTATCAGTTGTTATCACCACAATACTGTCTGCCATCTTTTTAAAGGAACGCCTTAGTTTGGTCGGAAAAGTTGCCTGCTTTTTATGTATCGTCGGATCAGTCGTTATTGTCATGAATGGTCCCCAGGAATCCTCAGTCGCCGACATTCAGGAGATGCAAAAGTTCTTCATTACGCCAGGCTTTCTGTCGTATGCGGGGGTTATTCTGGTGGGCTCCGTCATCACTGCATTTTACGCTGGTCCCAGATGGGGTAAGAAAAACATGCTGGTATACATCTCCATCTGCAGTTGGATTGGGGGTTTGAGCGTCGTGTCTACTCAGGGCCTTGGCGCGGCCATTATCGCTTGGATTGGAGGTAAGCCACAATACAAGGAGTGGTTTCTATGGGTCTTGTTTGTCTTTGTGATAGGCACACTCTTGACGGAGATTATCTTTTTGAAC AAAGCTCTAAACCTATTCAACGCGGCACTTGTCACACCAACATACTATGTATATTTCACCAGCACAACAATCATCACCTCTACGGTGCTATTCCAAGGATTCAAAGGCAGTCCTAAGGAAATTGTCACTGTAGTCATGGGATTCCTTACCATTTGTTCAGGCGTTGTTCTATTACAATTATCCAAATCGGCTAAAGATGTTCCGGATGCTGCCGTGTTCAAGGGAGACCTGGATCAGATCCACACCATCGCTGAACAGGAGCAACCAGAGACAGAACCCAAGGCTGATGCTATCCGTGGTGCGGCCGCCATCGTGCGACGAATTTCCCATGCTCGTTTGAGGATGGAAGCAGACGAACTGAAGAGGCTCCACGAGGAGAAAATGGCCGAGAGTATGGCCCCAATTAGCGAGGATGGACGCTCAGAATACGAATGGGACGGTCTGAGACGAAGGAGAACTTTGGCGGCGAGCACAAGAGCCCGGTCTGCGACGTCACCTCAGCCTCCGACACCGTCGATTCGAGCAGTGGGAAGTCCGATAAGTCCTCATCCTCCGTTGGGGATGTCACGTTTCCCAACGGAAGAGGAGCTTGAGCAAGAGGATCGAAACACTATTTTTTCGAGCATTGCCGGTACAATTCGGGGGCGGCCAAGAACCAGCACTACATTACCGACTTATGAAGACGAGTACCCTGACAAGGCGAGGAGTCCGCTACACCCGATCCCATTGACGCATATACAACTACCGACCCAAAAACCTGATGATGAGGCTGGAGCCTATTATGGACAGACTCGCGAACATGTGTTTGATGGTCAAGATACTGCATATCACGGTGTCGCAAGTGGAAGTGTTCAGGACGTTCCCCCTACACCGCCTCCGCACTCTGCCCGGCGTCAGTTCTCCTTCAACCGTGTGTTCCGTCGAAACACTGGGCCAacagaagaggaaagagttggccttgtcaaagAGGGGGAAACAGAAACCCATCCATCATTTATCTAG
- a CDS encoding MFS multidrug transporter (similar to Metarhizium robertsii ARSEF 23 XP_007823213.2) — MAAAAASETSPLLSEPQSPSQPNEPSPTSTSASEPTSKPSALRSIVAAFTIHLLLNIATNIALTPQTAILQDIVCRQFYQDVDSLNGTTPPDRCSVVPVQSEVAYVIGWEAAIENIPNMLLAVPFGALADRVGRKKILLVAIFGMFMNDAWIRLVYWFPDVFPVRAVWFAGLWQAIGSGAATLSSITHALVADACPEEQRTSAFSQIRSAKLLSQLVFVPIGGALISLNPWIPMFISTGFMISGFIAAVLLVPGNWPAETARNSERQRLLDDESSIEAPAKTKWYSWTSVTSKISQLADWAAENSRLLPLVLSFFVFQLGEQAGLTLLLQYAAKRLDWTLSKASFLISVRAGVNMAALVVLVPAISAILLTTYHLSVMKKDKRIAQGSGLLLVLGCLIVFQATSSISMVLGLVLISVGDVFAIPVRSLATGLVDPTHLGVLYTVIEVMTQSGLFIGQPMLAGTFRWGLKLGGFWIGMPFLFAGAFFTLALIAVSTMPSSRRLSSRETI, encoded by the exons ATGGCTGCCGCCGCAGCCTCCGAAACCAGTCCTCTCCTCTCCGAGCCCCAATCCCCATCTCAGCCCAATGAACcctcaccaacctcaacatcagcCTCAGAGCCAACATCAAAACCAAGCGCCCTACGATCAATAGTAGCCGCCTTCACAATAcacctcctcctcaacatcgCCACAAACATCGCACTCACCCCACAAACCGCTATTCTCCAAGACATCGTCTGCCGACAGTTCTACCAGGACGTGGACTCTCTCAACGGCACGACACCCCCAGACAGATGCAGCGTCGTCCCCGTCCAAAGCGAGGTCGCCTACGTGATAGGATGGGAGGCAGCGATAGAAAATATCCCGAATATGCTGTTGGCGGTACCATTCGGAGCACTGGCCGATAGAGTGGGCAGGAAGAAGATTCTCCTGGTGGCCATTTTCGGCATGTTTATGAACGATGCGTGGATCAGGCTTGTTT ATTGGTTTCCAGATGTATTTCCCGTGAGGGCCGTTTGGTTCGCCGGGCTGTGGCAGGCAATTGGTTCTGGGGCCGCGACATTATCTTCCATTACCCATGCTTTGGTGGCGGATGCGTGTCCCGAAGAACAAAG GACATCGGCATTCTCCCAAATTCGATCTGCCAAACTTCTCTCCCAGCTCGTCTTCGTGCCTATCGGAGGGGCGCTCATCTCGCTCAATCCCTGGATCCCCATGTTTATATCTACTGGCTTCATGATTTCGGGCTTCATTGCTGCTGTGCTTCTCGTACCAGGGAACTGGCCGGCAGAAACTGCTCGTAATAGCGAACGACAGCGCCTCCTCGACGATGAATCTAGCATCGAGGCGCCTGCCAAGACTAAATGGTATAGTTGGACGAGCGTGACGTCCAAGATATCACAGCTAGCGGACTGGGCAGCGGAAAACTCTCGACTACTGCCCCTTGTTTTGTCATTTTTTGTATTCCAGCTGGGTGAGCAGGCTGGGCTTACACTTTTGCTTCAGTATGCTGCGAAGCGACTGGACTGGACGCTGAGCAAG GCCTCATTCCTCATCTCCGTTCGTGCAGGCGTCAACATGGCCGCCCTCGTTGTTCTCGTTCCAGCGATTTCCGCCATCCTGCTAACTACGTACCACCTCTCCGTGATGAAGAAGGATAAGCGCATAGCCCAAGGAAGCGGACTCTTACTCGTCTTAGGCTGCTTGATTGTATTCCAAGCAACGTCGTCTATATCCATGGTCCTGGGTCTAGTACTCATATCTGTAGGAGATGTCTTCGCCATCCCCGTGAGGAGTCTGGCGACTGGTCTTGTGGATCCAACGCATCTGGGCGTGTTGTACACTGTCATTGAGGTCATGACACAGAGTGGCCTGTTTATAGGTCAGCCAATGCTGGCTGGCACGTTCCGATGGGGATTGAAGCTCGGCGGATTTTGGATAGGCATGCCGTTCTTGTTCGCGGGTGCGTTCTTCACGCTGGCGTTGATTGCTGTGTCGACGATGCCCAGTAGTCGACGGCTCTCATCCCGGGAGACGATTTAG
- a CDS encoding alpha/beta hydrolase fold-3 domain-containing protein (similar to Metarhizium robertsii ARSEF 23 XP_007823211.1): protein MPSWRAHLASWYLWFWAKGNFTSAAALEKRIAQARKSPPDHRPPQHFRTKFIVEERQVAGHTVYDLAPKSETPNAARILYLHGGSFMFEIQPPHWTLVALLAERLQASVTVPIYPLGPESKLKDMYAMLQPIHDEMAASRDDAPFFVVGDSAGGCMSLVVTQEAIKFGKPLARGVVPITPVVDATFANPEAHEVSKRDPWLDVVGCKAVGELVRGQWPTDDARVSPLFGNVDKLPPMMVLAAEHDLLTPDTKRFVDKVKSAGGDVTLVEGPGMMHVWPLVLPDHDGKEAVDLMVEWMEKRM, encoded by the coding sequence ATGCCATCCTGGAGAGCCCACCTCGCATCATGGTACCTCTGGTTCTGGGCCAAAGGAAACTTcacctccgccgccgccctcGAGAAGCGCATCGCCCAAGCACGCAAATCCCCCCCCGACCACCGCCCCCCGCAACACTTCCGCACCAAGTTCATCGTCGAAGAACGCCAAGTCGCAGGCCACACCGTCTACGACCTGGCCCCCAAGTCGGAGACGCCCAACGCCGCCCGCATCCTGTACCTCCACGGCGGCTCCTTCATGTTTGAGATTCAACCGCCGCACTGGACGTTGGTGGCCTTACTGGCAGAGCGTCTGCAGGCGAGCGTCACGGTGCCCATCTACCCGCTCGGTCCGGAGTcgaagctcaaggacatgTATGCCATGCTGCAGCCTATCCACGACGAGATGGCTGCGTCGAGGGACGACGCGCCGTTCTTCGTCGTGGGCGACTCTGCGGGCGGGTGTATGTCGCTGGTGGTGACGCAGGAGGCCATCAAGTTTGGGAAGCCGCTGGCAAGGGGTGTCGTTCCCATCACGCCGGTCGTGGATGCGACGTTTGCGAATCCAGAGGCGCACGAGGTGTCGAAGCGGGATCCGTGGCTGGACGTCGTGGGGTGCAAGGCCGTGGGGGAGTTGGTCAGGGGACAGTGGCCTACGGATGATGCGCGTGTGAGTCCGTTGTTTGGGAATGTGGACAAGTTGCCgccgatgatggtgcttGCCGCGGAGCATGATCTTCTCACACCGGATACGAAGAGGTTTGTGGATAAGGTGAAGAGCGCGGGAGGGGATGTGACCCTCGTGGAGGGGCCGGGGATGATGCATGTTTGgccgttggtgttgccggATCATGATGGGAAGGAGGCTGTTGATTTGATGGTGGAgtggatggagaagaggatgtGA
- a CDS encoding HET domain-containing protein (similar to Metarhizium acridum CQMa 102 XP_007810326.1) translates to MTARRELLSDIPDFSIFKGATQCTTNHKPGSTQQLELVGGFMVSTLRLNKSAQRGCPWCAIFWEAFKRSVGTSKPEDQDFIYWRYDGESFFEPWCTAQSALGKAEFKIQIYTDDLPGATSVHSHFPFKNYLNGQTDTEQTMSQIDYWRQQCSTNHAQCSGISSWVNLPTRLVDVSSLANIRLVETSGQQGQYVCLTHRWGDQGMPIKTTTGTLEQLQQGIPLESLPPTFRDAALVTRRMGSKYLWIDSLCIIQDDDDDWERESAQMSSIYKNGILTIAAAWASGPKDGLFQTVPSVVVDSRNLELTKHKLPFPIMVRRQLRYAVGHLRHNEEHGVLDRLWILQERLLSPRIVYFGFNEVAWECMAGSACECEPMLASYIASEYSPREPFNPKSAYSLSTSSHQGAQPGVQSPELWHHIVNAYTGLDFTARKDKFPALAGLGSDIARTRPGDEYLAGLWRSTFMTDLLWRKRKRGDWEATAFGKHYDLNNCFGSRDVGRAEFNNKIAKLEKKDREIRLQNAEKLAPSWSWASINTQVEYEKELNSTDMELVDAEVAEIIATDCVHRFGMGMLRDPKTASVKLRGKIAEVEVRTVKALPGEIMLYRDDHAMAFSEADYPGDVDRSGTLFCFLIAAGRVRAKLALGRIYGLVLAQKQDDFGGTIFQRVGMFRETFRHGKEWCVFDGITDVVDVILV, encoded by the exons ATGACAGCCCGTCGAGAGCTGCTCTCTGACATTCCCGACTTTAGCATCTTCAAAGGCGCGACGCAATGcaccacaaaccacaagcCCGGGTCTACGCAGCAGCTTGAACTCGTGGGCGGGTTCATGGTTTCGACGCTGAGACTGAATAAATCTGCGCAGAGAGGATGTCCCTGGTGCGCCATCTTTTGGGAAGCGTTCAAGCGGTCGGTTGGCACGAGTAAGCCCGAGGACCAGGATTTTATATACTGGCGATATGACGGGGAGAGCTTCTTCGAGCCGTGGTGTACAGCGCAGTCTGCCCTGGGGAAAGCAGAGTTTAAGATTCAAATTTACACTGATG ATCTTCCCGGTGCAACCAGCGTCCACAGTCATTTCCCCTTCAAAAACTATCTCAACGGCCAAACAGACACAGAGCAGACAATGTCGCAGATAGACTACTGGCGACAGCAGTGCTCGACCAACCACGCCCAATGCTCTGGTATTTCCTCGTGGGTCAATCTTCCCACTCGCCTCGTCGATGTAAGCAGTCTTGCAAATATAAGACTTGTAGAAACGAGCGGCCAGCAAGGGCAATACGTATGCCTTACACATAGATGGGGCGATCAGGGGATGCCGATAAAGACGACAACCGGCACGCTGGAACAGCTCCAGCAAGGCATCCCGTTGGAATCACTGCCGCCGACGTTCCGGGACGCTGCTCTCgtgacgaggaggatgggcAGCAAATACCTGTGGATAGACTCGCTGTGCATAatccaagacgacgacgacgactggGAAAGAGAATCGGCGCAAATGTCGTCCATCTACAAGAATGGCATACTCACCATAGCAGCGGCATGGGCATCCGGCCCAAAGGATGGCCTCTTCCAGACCGTTCCATCCGTGGTCGTCGACAGCAGAAATCTCGAGCTCACCAAGCATAAGCTTCCGTTTCCAATCATGGTCCGCAGACAGTTACGATACGCTGTCGGCCACTTACGACACAACGAAGAGCACGGCGTTCTGGATCGATTGTGGATTCTGCAGGAGCGACTTCTTTCGCCGCGGATTGTGTACTTCGGCTTCAACGAGGTGGCGTGGGAGTGCATGGCCGGGTCGGCGTGTGAATGCGAACCAATGCTCGCGAGCTACATTGCAAGCGAATACTCTCCCCGCGAACCATTCAACCCCAAGTCAGCATACAGTCTTTCCACGTCGTCTCACCAAGGCGCCCAACCGGGTGTACAGTCCCCTGAGCTATGGCACCACATTGTCAATGCCTACACTGGCCTCGACTTCACAGCCCGTAAAGACAAATTCCCCGCATTGGCAGGCTTAGGGTCCGATATTGCGAGAACACGCCCCGGGGATGAGTACCTAGCTGGTCTATGGCGCTCGACCTTCATGACGGATCTACTCTGGCGGAAACGCAAAAGAGGTGACTGGGAGGCCACTGCTTTCGGGAAACACTACGATCTGAATAACTGTTTTGGGAGCAGAGACGTAGGACGCGCAGAATTCAACAACAAGATTGCGAAACTGGAGAAGAAAGACCGAGAAATTCGACTGCAAAATGCGGAAAAGTTGGCGCCATCGTGGTCGTGGGCGTCGATCAACACGCAGGTCGAGTATGAAAAGGAGTTGAATTCcacggacatggagctcgTTGATGCGGAGGTAGCAGAGATTATTGCCACGGACTGCGTCCACAGATTTGGAATGGGCATGCTGCGAGATCCAAAAACAGCGTCGGTGAAGCTTAGAGGGAAGATTGCAGAGGTGGAAGTACGCACAGTCAAGGCTTTGCCGGGGGAGATTATGCTATACAGAGATGATCATGCCATGGCGTTCTCGGAGGCAGATTACCCCGGGGACGTGGATAGGAGCGGCACAttattttgcttcttgatAGCTGCTGGGAGGGTGAGGGCGAAGTTGGCATTGGGCCGGATATACGGACTTGTTTTGGCGCAGAAGCAGGACGACTTTGGGGGTACGATATTTCAGAGGGTGGGCATGTTTCGAGAGACGTTCCGCCATGGTAAAGAGTGGTGTGTGTTTGATGGGATAACAGACGTTGTAGACGTTATACTGGTGTAG
- a CDS encoding thimet oligopeptidase (similar to Aspergillus flavus NRRL3357 XP_002372664.1), translated as MAVVSIPPPLKFNFTVGEISDLAAKLTEQTKSKINDITSTVSVENATFENVIIPIGHAENELEHELEVIALLESVSPSSESRKAASDAVKKTQEAWDAIYDNEQLFFLIDAVKEKNPSNLDEESERLLTDLHDACISKGLKLTGAARDRFSKIAKRKTELRAAFVANLATDPGFVLKSDSELEGLSRSKLESFEANEDGRRKIPLHRTNVDAIMRQCVNENTWKDVWIAKESIHPDNAALFREAVLLRDEAARMLGCTSYNHQLVRHRMMKSPDAVMKLLHTVGTKLKPLVKMEMDGLRELRGDGGPIHFWDLAHYETRMLRERDVNSELVAEYFPADFVLARMLEIFEKLFHLEIIEVEDRKDDEVWHPEVKVYTVREVDAGFVGYLYMDLYPRDGKYNHAADFNVRPSYIDREGNYVSSATALICNVTPPTGSTPALLQHSDVQTIFHELGHGMHDLLGRTRYTKFHGWRGRRDFCEAPSQLLEFWCWLPDTLKSMSCHYSHLSEEYARHWRGLNPETERLPEKQIPDEMVSALTAAKQVCSGITAARQVGLSIFDMKVHNPSSHEKLEQMDIAKEYYDSITDAVGLQGPGDGTSMGNGHSTTAHFMWGQEANYYSYVSTRILAADMWKTCFVNDPMSPEAGLRYRHMVLDKGGSVDEAKMVAAFLGREPNSDAYLEDVGVREVTN; from the exons ATGGCTGTTGTAAGCATCCCCCCGCCGCTCAAGTTCAACTTCACCGTGGGAGAGATCTCGGACCTGGCAGCCAAACTCACCGAACAAACCAAGAGCAAAATAAATGACATCACCTCTACAGTCAGTGTCGAGAACGCGACTTTCGAGAATGTCATTATCCCAATTGGTCACGCTGAAAACGAACTTGAGCACGAATTAGAAGTCATAGCTCTCCTCGAGTCCGTATCTCCCTCCTCGGAAAGCAGAAAAGCCGCATCAGACGCGGTAAAGAAAACACAAGAAGCCTGGGATGCAATATATGACAATGAGCAGCTCTTTTTCTTAATTGATGCCGTGAAAGAGAAGAATCCTTCAAACCTAGACGAAGAATCAGAAAGGCTGTTGACAGATCTTCATGATGCGTGCATCAGCAAGGGTCTCAAGTTGACTGGCGCAGCAAGGGACCGCTTCTCCAAAATAGCGAAGCGTAAAACGGAGCTACGTGCCGCCTTTGTAGCGAATCTGGCTACTGATCCGGGTTTTGTTCTCAAATCCGACTCTGAGCTAGAGGGCTTGTCGAGGAGTAAACTCGAGAGTTTTGAGGCTAATGAAGATGGACGACGGAAAATTCCGCTTCATAGGACAAAtgttgatgccatcatgCGGCAGTGTGTTAATGAAAATACGTGGAAAGACGTCTGGATTGCTAAGGAGTCTATTCATCCTGATAACGCGGCGCTATTCAGAGAAGCCGTTCTTCTGCGGGACGAAGCGGCTCGTATGTTGGGATGTACTTCGTATAACCACCAGCTCGTGCGGCATCGAATGATGAAGTCCCCTGATGCGGTTATGAAGCTCCTGCATACAGTGGGCACGAAACTGAAGCCattggtgaagatggagatggatggccTGCGAGAACTACGGGGAGACGGAGGACCGATTCATTTCTGGGACCTGGCTCACTATGAGACCCGAATGTTGAGGGAAAGGGATGTGAATAGTGAGCTTGTGGCGGAGTATTTTCCCGCAGATTTTGTGCTGGCGCGGATGTTGGAGATTTTTGAAAAGCTGTTTCACTTGGAGATTATAGAGGTTGAGGATAGGAAGGATGACGAGGTGTGGCATCCTGAGGTGAAGGTCTATACGGTTCgtgaggttgatgctggGTTTGTGGGATACTTGTACATGGATCTGTATCCTAGGGATGGCAAGTATAACCATGCTGCGGACTTTAATGTCCGGCCG AGTTATATCGACAGAGAAGGGAACTATGTCTCCAGCGCCACAGCACTCATCTGCAATGTCACTCCTCCGACGGGAAGCACACCAGCGTTACTACAACACTCGGATGTTCAAACGATCTTCCACGAACTAGGCCACG GAATGCACGATTTACTGGGCCGCACTCGATACACCAAGTTTCACGGTTGGCGTGGCAGAAGGGATTTTTGCGAGGCTcccagccagctcctcgagTTCTGGTGCTGGCTCCCTGATACACTTAAGAGTATGAGCTGCCACTACTCGCATCTATCTGAAGAATACGCACGACACTGGAGAGGATTGAATCCTGAGACGGAACGTCTGCCGGAGAAGCAGATCCCCGACGAGATGGTGTCGGCGTTGACTGCGGCCAAGCAGGTGTGCAGTGGTATAACGGCAGCACGACAAGTTGGCTTAAGTATATTCGACATGAAGGTTCATAATCCGTCATCTCATGAGAAACTCGAGCAAATGGATATCGCCAAGGAATATTATGATTCAATCACAGACGCAGTTGGCCTTCAGGGACCAGGGGATGGAACATCCATGGGTAACGGGCATTCAACTACTGCCCATTTCATGTGGGGTCAGGAAGCGAACTATTATTCTTACGTCTC GACTCGTATTCTGGCGGCTGACATGTGGAAGACGTGCTTCGTTAACGATCCTATGAGTCCCGAAGCTGGGCTCCGGTATAGACATATGGTACTTGATAAAGGTGGCAGTGTAGATGAGGCGAAGATGGTGGCGGCGTTTTTGGGTCGCGAGCCCAATTCGGATGCGTACCTGGAAGATGTTGGTGTCCGTGAGGTTACGAATTGA
- a CDS encoding cutinase domain-containing protein, with translation MKHTSAYLNCFLLAIWNISTVSAICKDYVLVDSRGTGELQGESIGFRGMISQVMTALPNGGRHDTLYPAAPDLTQQTTFIGSTDIERLIQNGLKNCPEQKYALLGYSQGATVTNQVLQKFAPSSTEGQAIKAVVLVGNPYHVPDAQGNRDEKCGTKTAGANGILNPIADYRIPEAWYQTGKVLDICYTNDSVCNGLNLGNLFSPNHLVYGFDPSVQSCGAHFLVTKL, from the coding sequence ATGAAGCACACATCAGCTTACCTCAACTGCTTCCTTCTAGCAATCTGGAACATATCAACCGTGTCAGCCATCTGTAAAGACTATGTTCTCGTCGACTCCCGTGGCACCGGTGAACTTCAAGGTGAATCCATCGGCTTCAGAGGCATGATAAGCCAAGTCATGACGGCCCTTCCCAACGGAGGTCGCCATGACACGCTCTACCCTGCCGCGCCAGACCTCACCCAACAAACTACGTTCATAGGCTCCACGGACATTGAAAGGCTTATCCAGAACGGACTAAAGAATTGTCCTGAGCAAAAGTATGCCTTGCTGGGCTACTCTCAAGGCGCTACGGTAACAAACCAGGTCCTGCAGAAATTTGCTCCCTCCAGCACGGAGGGCCAAGCTATCAAGGCGGTTGTGCTCGTCGGGAACCCATATCACGTCCCTGATGCGCAGGGCAACAGGGATGAAAAGTGTGGGACGAAGACGGCGGGTGCGAATGGTATCTTGAATCCGATTGCTGATTACCGTATTCCTGAGGCGTGGTACCAGACGGGAAAGGTGCTTGATATCTGTTATACGAATGATAGCGTTTGCAATGGTCTTAATTTGGGGAATTTGTTTAGTCCGAATCATTTGGTGTATGGGTTTGATCCGTCGGTGCAGAGTTGCGGCGCGCACTTTTTAGTAACGAAACTTTGA